One genomic window of Arvicola amphibius chromosome 4, mArvAmp1.2, whole genome shotgun sequence includes the following:
- the Hexd gene encoding hexosaminidase D isoform X3, with protein MSRATPFKMRFVHLDLKGAPPKVSYLSEVFPLFHALGANGLLIEYEDMFPYEGRLMLLRAKHAYSPSEVAEILRLAKLNELEVVPLVQTFGHMEVYYLGEGETSKQWLQQEQNSLAKLCLSHMQAVASHVLAQHPGTTPLVWDDMLRDIPQDQLKASGVPQLVEPVLWDYGADLDVHSKIFLMGKYQECGFQRLWAASAFKGATGASQALPPIEHHVRNHEQWLQVAVSGPVDTLQGIILTGWQRYDHFSVLCELLPVGIPSLAACLQSLVHGMIVLGPRPPSMEKELSVNGFLRQPLVLTWSTQRSGGPSDHFCLWVVSGGFAEDVKLRVEHFLGVSSLEIMDTVSEGAGSFPGSDIHALVTQVSLHLRSSVDTLLERNRYVTGWFSPYHRRRKLIHPVMIQHIQPEALSLLSRWNNLVQQLEVALQLAFYPDTIEEWLEENVLPSMQRLQGLLQDLGEASTPLPLPPPPSSCWDTGQNP; from the exons atgtCACGTGCCACACCATTTAAGATGAGATTCGTTCACTTGGACCTTAAAGGAGCACCTCCAAAGGTTTCGTACCTCTCTGAG GTTTTTCCTCTATTCCACGCACTCGGTGCAAATGGTCTCCTCATTGAGTATGAAGACATGTTTCCCTATGAGGGCCGCCTGATGCTGCTGCGGGCCAAGCATGCGTACAG CCCCTCTGAAGTTGCGGAGATCCTGCGCCTGGCCAAGCTCAATGAGCTGGAAGTGGTTCCATTGGTGCAGACATTTGGACACATGGAG GTCTACTACTTGGGCGAGGGGGAGACCTCAAAACAGTGGCTACAGCAGGAACAGAACAGCCTTGCGAAATTGTGTCTGTCCCACATGCAGGCGGTAGCCAGCCATGTGCTGGCACAGCACCCTGGCACAACACCCTTGGTGTGGGATGACATGCTACGGGACATCCCCCAGGATCAGCTAAAAG CCTCTGGGGTGCCTCAGCTGGTGGAGCCTGTGCTCTGGGACTATGGAGCTGACCTGGATGTCCACAGCAAAA TCTTCCTCATGGGAAAGTACCAGGAGTGTGGCTTCCAGAGGCTGTGGGCTGCCAGTGCCTTCAAGGGGGCCACAGGGGCGAGTCAGGCCCTGCCGCCTATTGAGCACCACGTTAGAAACCATGAGCAGTGGCTCCAGGTGGCAGTCAGTGGGCCAGTGGATACTCTGCAAGGAATCATTCTGACTGGCTGGCAGAG GTACGACCACTTCTCTGTGCTGTGTGAGCTGCTTCCCGTGGGAATCCCTTCTCTGGCTGCCTGTCTACAGTCACTTGTGCATG GAATGATTGTACTGGGACCTAGGCctcccagcatggagaaggaaCTGTCTGTCAATGGCTTCCTGCGACAGCCTCTCGTGCTGACCTGGAG CACCCAAAGGTCAGGAGGCCCCTCTGACCACTTCTGCCTGTGGGTGGTTTCAGGAGGCTTTGCTGAGGATGTTAAGCTGAGAGTGGAGCACTTCCTTGGGGTTTCAAGCCTGGAAATAATGGATACTGTGAG TGAGGGAGCTGGCTCCTTCCCTGGCAGTGACATCCATGCCCTCGTCACACAAGTAAGCCTCCACCTGCGCAGCTCTGTGGATACACTTCTGGAAAGGAACAG GTATGTCACTGGCTGGTTCAGCCCCTACCACCGCAGGCGGAAGCTTATTCACCCGGTTATGATCCAGCATATACAGCCAGAGGCGCTCAG CCTTCTGAGCAGGTGGAACAACCTTGTGCAGCAGCTGGAGGTGGCCCTGCAGCTGGCCTTCTACCCGGACACCATAGAGGAGTGGCTGGAGGAGAACGTGCTTCCGAGTATGCAGCGACTGCAGGGTCTGCTGCAGGACCTGGGTGAGGCGTCTAccccactgccactgccaccacccccCAGCTCATGCTGGGACACAGGTCAGAACCCCTGA
- the LOC119811730 gene encoding small ubiquitin-related modifier 2-like isoform X1 — protein MADEKPKEGVKTENNDHINLKVAGQDGSMVQFKIKRHTPLSKLMKAYCERQSLSMRQIRFRFDGQPINETDTPAQLEMEDEDTVDVFQQQTGVY, from the coding sequence ATGGCCGATGAGAAACCCAAGGAAGGAGTCAAGACCGAGAACAACGACCATATTAATTTGAAGGTGGCGGGGCAGGATGGCTCTATGGTGCAGTTTAAAATTAAGAGGCATACACCACTTAGTAAACTAATGAAAGCCTATTGTGAACGACAGAGTTTGTCAATGAGGCAGATCAGATTCCGGTTTGATGGGCAGCCAATCAACGAAACAGACACACCTGCACAGTTGGAGATGGAGGATGAAGATACGGTTGATGTGTTCCAGCAGCAGACAGGTGTCTACTAA
- the Hexd gene encoding hexosaminidase D isoform X2, which yields MSRATPFKMRFVHLDLKGAPPKVSYLSEVFPLFHALGANGLLIEYEDMFPYEGRLMLLRAKHAYSPSEVAEILRLAKLNELEVVPLVQTFGHMEFVLKHAAFAHLREVAVFPNTLNPHEAESLALVKDMIEQIMELHRGVRWLHIGCDEVYYLGEGETSKQWLQQEQNSLAKLCLSHMQAVASHVLAQHPGTTPLVWDDMLRDIPQDQLKASGVPQLVEPVLWDYGADLDVHSKIFLMGKYQECGFQRLWAASAFKGATGASQALPPIEHHVRNHEQWLQVAVSGPVDTLQGIILTGWQRYDHFSVLCELLPVGIPSLAACLQSLVHGGFAEDVKLRVEHFLGVSSLEIMDTVSEGAGSFPGSDIHALVTQVSLHLRSSVDTLLERNRYVTGWFSPYHRRRKLIHPVMIQHIQPEALSLLSRWNNLVQQLEVALQLAFYPDTIEEWLEENVLPSMQRLQGLLQDLGEASTPLPLPPPPSSCWDTGQNP from the exons atgtCACGTGCCACACCATTTAAGATGAGATTCGTTCACTTGGACCTTAAAGGAGCACCTCCAAAGGTTTCGTACCTCTCTGAG GTTTTTCCTCTATTCCACGCACTCGGTGCAAATGGTCTCCTCATTGAGTATGAAGACATGTTTCCCTATGAGGGCCGCCTGATGCTGCTGCGGGCCAAGCATGCGTACAG CCCCTCTGAAGTTGCGGAGATCCTGCGCCTGGCCAAGCTCAATGAGCTGGAAGTGGTTCCATTGGTGCAGACATTTGGACACATGGAG TTTGTGCTAAAGCATGCGGCATTTGCACACCTCCGTGAAGTGGCTGTCTTCCCCAACACCCTGAACCCTCATGAGGCTGAGTCTCTAGCATTGGTAAAAGATATGATTGAGCAGATCATGGAGCTGCACAGGGGTGTCCGGTGGCTCCACATTGGCTGTGACGAG GTCTACTACTTGGGCGAGGGGGAGACCTCAAAACAGTGGCTACAGCAGGAACAGAACAGCCTTGCGAAATTGTGTCTGTCCCACATGCAGGCGGTAGCCAGCCATGTGCTGGCACAGCACCCTGGCACAACACCCTTGGTGTGGGATGACATGCTACGGGACATCCCCCAGGATCAGCTAAAAG CCTCTGGGGTGCCTCAGCTGGTGGAGCCTGTGCTCTGGGACTATGGAGCTGACCTGGATGTCCACAGCAAAA TCTTCCTCATGGGAAAGTACCAGGAGTGTGGCTTCCAGAGGCTGTGGGCTGCCAGTGCCTTCAAGGGGGCCACAGGGGCGAGTCAGGCCCTGCCGCCTATTGAGCACCACGTTAGAAACCATGAGCAGTGGCTCCAGGTGGCAGTCAGTGGGCCAGTGGATACTCTGCAAGGAATCATTCTGACTGGCTGGCAGAG GTACGACCACTTCTCTGTGCTGTGTGAGCTGCTTCCCGTGGGAATCCCTTCTCTGGCTGCCTGTCTACAGTCACTTGTGCATG GAGGCTTTGCTGAGGATGTTAAGCTGAGAGTGGAGCACTTCCTTGGGGTTTCAAGCCTGGAAATAATGGATACTGTGAG TGAGGGAGCTGGCTCCTTCCCTGGCAGTGACATCCATGCCCTCGTCACACAAGTAAGCCTCCACCTGCGCAGCTCTGTGGATACACTTCTGGAAAGGAACAG GTATGTCACTGGCTGGTTCAGCCCCTACCACCGCAGGCGGAAGCTTATTCACCCGGTTATGATCCAGCATATACAGCCAGAGGCGCTCAG CCTTCTGAGCAGGTGGAACAACCTTGTGCAGCAGCTGGAGGTGGCCCTGCAGCTGGCCTTCTACCCGGACACCATAGAGGAGTGGCTGGAGGAGAACGTGCTTCCGAGTATGCAGCGACTGCAGGGTCTGCTGCAGGACCTGGGTGAGGCGTCTAccccactgccactgccaccacccccCAGCTCATGCTGGGACACAGGTCAGAACCCCTGA
- the Hexd gene encoding hexosaminidase D isoform X1, whose translation MSRATPFKMRFVHLDLKGAPPKVSYLSEVFPLFHALGANGLLIEYEDMFPYEGRLMLLRAKHAYSPSEVAEILRLAKLNELEVVPLVQTFGHMEFVLKHAAFAHLREVAVFPNTLNPHEAESLALVKDMIEQIMELHRGVRWLHIGCDEVYYLGEGETSKQWLQQEQNSLAKLCLSHMQAVASHVLAQHPGTTPLVWDDMLRDIPQDQLKASGVPQLVEPVLWDYGADLDVHSKIFLMGKYQECGFQRLWAASAFKGATGASQALPPIEHHVRNHEQWLQVAVSGPVDTLQGIILTGWQRYDHFSVLCELLPVGIPSLAACLQSLVHGMIVLGPRPPSMEKELSVNGFLRQPLVLTWSTQRSGGPSDHFCLWVVSGGFAEDVKLRVEHFLGVSSLEIMDTVSEGAGSFPGSDIHALVTQVSLHLRSSVDTLLERNRYVTGWFSPYHRRRKLIHPVMIQHIQPEALSLLSRWNNLVQQLEVALQLAFYPDTIEEWLEENVLPSMQRLQGLLQDLGEASTPLPLPPPPSSCWDTGQNP comes from the exons atgtCACGTGCCACACCATTTAAGATGAGATTCGTTCACTTGGACCTTAAAGGAGCACCTCCAAAGGTTTCGTACCTCTCTGAG GTTTTTCCTCTATTCCACGCACTCGGTGCAAATGGTCTCCTCATTGAGTATGAAGACATGTTTCCCTATGAGGGCCGCCTGATGCTGCTGCGGGCCAAGCATGCGTACAG CCCCTCTGAAGTTGCGGAGATCCTGCGCCTGGCCAAGCTCAATGAGCTGGAAGTGGTTCCATTGGTGCAGACATTTGGACACATGGAG TTTGTGCTAAAGCATGCGGCATTTGCACACCTCCGTGAAGTGGCTGTCTTCCCCAACACCCTGAACCCTCATGAGGCTGAGTCTCTAGCATTGGTAAAAGATATGATTGAGCAGATCATGGAGCTGCACAGGGGTGTCCGGTGGCTCCACATTGGCTGTGACGAG GTCTACTACTTGGGCGAGGGGGAGACCTCAAAACAGTGGCTACAGCAGGAACAGAACAGCCTTGCGAAATTGTGTCTGTCCCACATGCAGGCGGTAGCCAGCCATGTGCTGGCACAGCACCCTGGCACAACACCCTTGGTGTGGGATGACATGCTACGGGACATCCCCCAGGATCAGCTAAAAG CCTCTGGGGTGCCTCAGCTGGTGGAGCCTGTGCTCTGGGACTATGGAGCTGACCTGGATGTCCACAGCAAAA TCTTCCTCATGGGAAAGTACCAGGAGTGTGGCTTCCAGAGGCTGTGGGCTGCCAGTGCCTTCAAGGGGGCCACAGGGGCGAGTCAGGCCCTGCCGCCTATTGAGCACCACGTTAGAAACCATGAGCAGTGGCTCCAGGTGGCAGTCAGTGGGCCAGTGGATACTCTGCAAGGAATCATTCTGACTGGCTGGCAGAG GTACGACCACTTCTCTGTGCTGTGTGAGCTGCTTCCCGTGGGAATCCCTTCTCTGGCTGCCTGTCTACAGTCACTTGTGCATG GAATGATTGTACTGGGACCTAGGCctcccagcatggagaaggaaCTGTCTGTCAATGGCTTCCTGCGACAGCCTCTCGTGCTGACCTGGAG CACCCAAAGGTCAGGAGGCCCCTCTGACCACTTCTGCCTGTGGGTGGTTTCAGGAGGCTTTGCTGAGGATGTTAAGCTGAGAGTGGAGCACTTCCTTGGGGTTTCAAGCCTGGAAATAATGGATACTGTGAG TGAGGGAGCTGGCTCCTTCCCTGGCAGTGACATCCATGCCCTCGTCACACAAGTAAGCCTCCACCTGCGCAGCTCTGTGGATACACTTCTGGAAAGGAACAG GTATGTCACTGGCTGGTTCAGCCCCTACCACCGCAGGCGGAAGCTTATTCACCCGGTTATGATCCAGCATATACAGCCAGAGGCGCTCAG CCTTCTGAGCAGGTGGAACAACCTTGTGCAGCAGCTGGAGGTGGCCCTGCAGCTGGCCTTCTACCCGGACACCATAGAGGAGTGGCTGGAGGAGAACGTGCTTCCGAGTATGCAGCGACTGCAGGGTCTGCTGCAGGACCTGGGTGAGGCGTCTAccccactgccactgccaccacccccCAGCTCATGCTGGGACACAGGTCAGAACCCCTGA
- the LOC119811730 gene encoding small ubiquitin-related modifier 2-like isoform X2 — protein sequence MADEKPKEGVKTENNDHINLKVAGQDGSMVQFKIKRHTPLSKLMKAYCERQNTPAQLEMEDEDTVDVFQQQTGVY from the exons ATGGCCGATGAGAAACCCAAGGAAGGAGTCAAGACCGAGAACAACGACCATATTAATTTGAAGGTGGCGGGGCAGGATGGCTCTATGGTGCAGTTTAAAATTAAGAGGCATACACCACTTAGTAAACTAATGAAAGCCTATTGTGAACGACAGA ACACACCTGCACAGTTGGAGATGGAGGATGAAGATACGGTTGATGTGTTCCAGCAGCAGACAGGTGTCTACTAA